From the genome of Sulfitobacter sp. DSM 110093, one region includes:
- a CDS encoding FAD-binding protein, whose amino-acid sequence MTVTTEAEVVEAIRSAQAPLSLRGGNTRGMAGPGADLSLAGLRGISLYEPGALTLVAQAGTPVSEIETTLAAEGQRLAFEPMDHRALMGRSGTPTIGGIFAANVSGPRRLAIGAARDFLLGVRFVDGQGNVIKNGGRVMKNVTGYDLVKLMAGSRGTLGALTEVSFKVLPEPETSATLALSGLDDPAAIAAMAQAMRSPFEVTAAAHDPAERRTYLRLEGFETSVTYRIERLKDLISATGAALESLAAKPSTTLWRDLRDVAAFHGAAGDVWRVHCRPTEAPALAAKAGAEAHLYDWAGGLIWLRMAPGTDLRARLGGYDGHATLLRADDAAQALPRQEPEAQGVARLTAGLRAKFDPRGIFNAEALALTP is encoded by the coding sequence GTGACGGTAACGACTGAAGCAGAAGTGGTCGAGGCGATCCGATCCGCGCAGGCGCCCTTGTCCCTGCGGGGTGGCAATACGCGCGGCATGGCCGGGCCAGGGGCGGACCTGTCGCTTGCCGGATTGCGGGGCATCAGCCTCTATGAGCCGGGCGCGCTGACGCTGGTGGCGCAGGCGGGGACGCCAGTCTCCGAGATTGAGACGACATTGGCCGCCGAAGGGCAGCGGCTGGCCTTTGAACCGATGGACCACCGCGCGCTTATGGGCCGCAGCGGCACGCCGACCATCGGCGGGATCTTTGCGGCCAACGTTAGCGGCCCGCGGCGGCTTGCCATCGGCGCAGCGCGAGATTTCCTGTTGGGCGTACGCTTTGTCGATGGACAAGGGAACGTCATCAAGAATGGCGGGCGGGTGATGAAGAATGTCACCGGTTATGATCTGGTCAAGCTGATGGCCGGATCGCGTGGAACACTGGGCGCGTTGACCGAGGTTTCGTTCAAGGTACTGCCCGAACCGGAGACAAGCGCCACGCTTGCCCTTTCGGGGCTGGACGACCCCGCAGCCATTGCCGCCATGGCACAGGCGATGCGCAGCCCTTTCGAAGTCACCGCAGCCGCCCATGATCCGGCAGAGCGCCGGACGTATCTACGATTGGAGGGGTTTGAGACCTCAGTCACCTACCGCATCGAGCGGCTGAAGGATTTGATCTCGGCAACCGGTGCCGCGCTTGAGAGTCTCGCGGCGAAACCCTCCACTACGCTCTGGCGCGACCTGCGTGATGTAGCGGCCTTTCATGGGGCGGCGGGGGATGTCTGGCGGGTGCATTGCCGCCCGACCGAGGCCCCCGCGCTGGCGGCAAAGGCCGGGGCAGAGGCGCATCTTTATGACTGGGCCGGGGGGCTGATCTGGCTGCGCATGGCCCCCGGCACGGATCTGCGTGCCCGGTTGGGCGGCTATGACGGCCATGCGACACTCTTGCGGGCCGATGACGCAGCGCAGGCACTGCCCCGGCAGGAACCCGAAGCACAAGGCGTGGCGCGCCTGACCGCAGGGCTCAGGGCTAAGTTCGACCCGCGCGGCATCTTCAACGCCGAAGCCTTGGCGCTGACCCCATGA
- the glcF gene encoding glycolate oxidase subunit GlcF has protein sequence MQTTFTPEQLQDPDTQRSNDILRACVHCGFCTATCPTYQVLGDELDSPRGRIYLIKDMLENDRDPDPKTVLHIDRCLSCLACMTTCPSGVHYMHLVDHARSYIEERYKRPLGERALRWMLARILPYPTRFRLALLGAKIGRPFARLMPDARLRAMLEMAPKMIPPVSRNDDPQSFPAKGKPLRRVALMTGCAQKALNTDINDATIRLLTRAGCEVVVAEGAGCCGALTHHMGKTDESHAHAARNIRAWSAEIDGKGLDAIVINTSGCGTTVKDYGHMFRNDPLAGDAAKVSTLAKDVTELLSELNLPFAVRAGQGMIVAYHAACSLQHGQQIKTAPKALLKKAGFTVVEPADSHLCCGSAGTYNLMQPEISAKLKERKIKTLEAKSPDVIAAGNIGCMMQIGSGTGVPVVHSVELLDWACGGPKPPALSRDPDAPAQVPRLR, from the coding sequence ATGCAAACCACATTCACCCCCGAACAATTGCAGGATCCTGACACGCAGCGCAGCAACGACATTCTGCGCGCCTGTGTGCACTGCGGTTTCTGCACGGCGACTTGTCCGACTTATCAGGTTTTGGGCGATGAATTGGACAGCCCGCGTGGACGCATCTATCTGATCAAGGACATGCTGGAAAATGACCGCGACCCGGACCCAAAGACGGTCCTGCACATCGACCGCTGCCTATCCTGCCTTGCCTGTATGACGACCTGCCCCTCGGGCGTGCATTACATGCATCTGGTCGACCACGCGCGCAGCTATATTGAGGAACGGTATAAACGGCCCCTAGGCGAACGCGCGCTGCGCTGGATGCTGGCGCGGATATTGCCCTATCCGACACGCTTTCGATTGGCGCTTTTGGGGGCCAAGATCGGGCGGCCCTTCGCGCGGCTGATGCCCGACGCCCGGCTGCGCGCGATGTTAGAGATGGCCCCCAAGATGATCCCCCCGGTCAGCCGCAATGACGATCCGCAAAGCTTTCCGGCAAAAGGCAAACCGCTGCGGCGTGTCGCCCTGATGACCGGCTGTGCGCAAAAAGCGCTGAACACCGATATCAACGATGCCACGATCCGGCTGCTGACCCGCGCGGGTTGCGAGGTGGTGGTGGCCGAAGGCGCGGGCTGTTGCGGAGCGCTGACCCATCACATGGGTAAGACCGATGAAAGCCACGCCCATGCCGCCCGCAACATTCGCGCATGGAGCGCCGAGATCGACGGCAAGGGGCTGGATGCCATCGTGATCAATACCTCGGGCTGCGGCACGACGGTCAAAGATTACGGCCATATGTTCCGCAATGACCCGCTGGCCGGAGATGCCGCAAAGGTCTCGACGCTGGCGAAGGATGTCACGGAATTACTGTCTGAGTTGAACCTGCCTTTTGCAGTCAGAGCTGGGCAGGGCATGATCGTTGCCTATCACGCGGCTTGTTCGCTTCAGCATGGGCAGCAAATCAAGACCGCGCCGAAAGCACTGCTTAAAAAGGCAGGCTTCACTGTGGTGGAACCGGCGGACAGTCACCTTTGTTGTGGGTCGGCGGGCACCTATAACTTGATGCAGCCAGAGATTTCGGCCAAGCTGAAAGAGCGAAAGATCAAGACGCTAGAGGCGAAATCCCCAGATGTCATCGCGGCGGGCAACATCGGTTGCATGATGCAGATCGGATCGGGCACCGGTGTGCCTGTGGTGCATAGTGTCGAACTGCTGGATTGGGCCTGTGGTGGGCCAAAACCACCCGCGCTCAGCCGCGACCCCGATGCGCCCGCGCAGGTGCCGCGTTTGCGTTAA